The following proteins are co-located in the Paludibaculum fermentans genome:
- a CDS encoding alpha/beta hydrolase translates to MQPKGTAGTIRDFTLSTRDGLRLYAWVRLPFGPIQGVIAHIHGMGEHSRRYDHLTGFWATNGYASAGFDLRGHGRSQGRRGHTPSFEHLMDDIALFTAHVAEEFPANPRYLYGHSMGGNLALNFLIRRHPAFVAGIASAPYLRLAFEPPKFKLLLARLLRPILPAMTFPSGLDASWLSRDPDVVRRYREDPLVHDRISVSFFTEIQGAGQSALDHAAELALPVLVMHGSADRITSSAASQEFVAGSGGKAMFKSCDGYFHELHNEPEWQPVARFVLDWVARSTPQACDQARK, encoded by the coding sequence ATGCAGCCTAAAGGGACCGCAGGCACGATCAGGGATTTCACCCTCTCGACGCGGGATGGACTGCGTCTGTATGCCTGGGTGCGCCTCCCGTTCGGTCCCATCCAGGGCGTCATCGCGCACATCCACGGCATGGGCGAACATAGCCGCCGCTACGATCACCTCACCGGCTTCTGGGCTACGAATGGCTACGCCTCCGCGGGCTTCGATCTTCGCGGCCACGGACGGTCTCAAGGACGGCGAGGGCACACTCCTTCCTTCGAGCACCTCATGGACGATATCGCCCTCTTCACTGCACATGTGGCGGAGGAGTTTCCGGCGAACCCACGGTACCTCTACGGCCACAGCATGGGCGGTAACCTGGCCCTGAACTTCCTCATCCGGCGGCATCCTGCCTTTGTGGCTGGCATCGCCTCCGCGCCCTACCTACGTCTGGCCTTCGAGCCCCCGAAGTTCAAGCTGCTCCTGGCGCGGCTCCTCCGCCCGATTCTGCCCGCCATGACCTTCCCCTCCGGCCTCGACGCCTCCTGGCTGTCGCGGGATCCCGATGTGGTCCGCCGCTATCGCGAGGACCCGCTGGTCCACGACCGCATCAGCGTCTCGTTCTTCACGGAAATCCAGGGGGCGGGCCAGTCCGCTCTCGACCATGCCGCGGAACTCGCCCTGCCTGTCCTGGTGATGCACGGCAGCGCGGACCGCATCACCAGTTCGGCTGCATCCCAGGAGTTTGTGGCCGGCTCGGGGGGCAAGGCCATGTTCAAAAGTTGTGACGGATACTTTCACGAGCTTCACAACGAGCCGGAATGGCAACCCGTCGCGCGCTTTGTCCTGGACTGGGTCGCACGCTCCACGCCCCAGGCCTGCGATCAGGCGCGCAAGTAG